One genomic window of Misgurnus anguillicaudatus chromosome 12, ASM2758022v2, whole genome shotgun sequence includes the following:
- the npm2b gene encoding nucleoplasmin-2b codes for MSKPEKPLSTLWGCELNESNKEESFKTDDTNHQHQLALRTMCLGHTAKDEFNIVELVMGEGNNSAKAVPIATLHAKSMPTVNLSGLDLHPPVTFRLKHGSGPVYVGAEHVALEEYSDEEELDEEMDEEVEEEEEDIEESPVKKVTKNAAGKRKKPEKAEDEEASDGENPPKKGKGRGRKAKV; via the exons ATGAGCAAACCCGAGAAACCTCTTTCAACTCTTTGGG GTTGTGAACTCAATGAGTCTAATAAAGAAGAATCCTTCAAGACGGACGATACGAATCATCAACACCAGCTGGCACTCAGAACA ATGTGTTTGGGTCACACCGCCAAAGATGAGTTTAATATTGTTGAACTGGTCATGGGTGAAGGTAACAACAGCGCAAAAGCGGTTCCCATAGCAACGCTACACGCCAAATCCATGCCAACG GTCAACCTGTCTGGTTTGGATCTTCATCCACCTGTGACCTTTCGCCTGAAGCACGGCTCTGGGCCGGTGTATGTCGGCGCAGAACATGTTGCCT TGGAAGAGTACTCTGATGAAGAAGAGCTGGATGAAGAGATGGATGAGGAGGtagaagaggaggaggaagatATTGAAGAATCACCAGTGAAGAaagtcacaaaaaatgctgcTGGCAAA agaaagaAGCCAGAAAAGGCAGAGGATGA GGAAGCCTCTGATGGTGAAAATCCACCTAAAAAG GGTAAAGGAAGGGGACGGAAGGCAAAGGTTTGA